One genomic window of Polyangium aurulentum includes the following:
- a CDS encoding nicotinate phosphoribosyltransferase: protein MDTLRTDLYQLTMAAGYFHRGMMDRRATCEMFVRRLPRRRRYMLAMGVERLLGYLEDLRFTEEEIRYLREVPALADAMTESFVDYLRAFRFTGDAWAVPDGTVMFANEPFLRISAPIIEAQIVETYLLSVINHATMVASKAARIVRAAGDAGVIEFGTRRTHPAEAVDAAYAAYAAGCVGTSNVEAGMRFGIPVMGTAAHMWTMAHATEEEAFEGYVKTFPNAAILLIDTYDTPRGAERAARIAKDKLKGVRLDSGDLLALSIEVREILDAHGCGAAKIVASGDLNEYRIKELRQAGAPIDLYGVGTDLVTSLDAPSLGGVYKLVQIEREGRVEPIAKFSEGKATFPGAHQVYRFRDEAGVLARDVIALVDEAPEGLGEGRAEGLLAPRMKGGARTTPADGLDAIRARARRELDTLPAALHELDEGVPPNERTDEPFKAVASPRLVSLVEEVRAKVGAEAH, encoded by the coding sequence GTGGACACGCTGCGCACCGACCTCTACCAGCTCACGATGGCCGCCGGTTACTTCCACCGCGGCATGATGGACCGGCGCGCGACGTGCGAGATGTTCGTGCGGCGCTTGCCCCGGCGAAGGCGCTACATGCTCGCGATGGGCGTCGAGCGGCTGCTCGGCTACCTCGAGGATCTGCGCTTCACCGAGGAGGAGATCCGCTACCTGCGCGAGGTCCCCGCGCTCGCCGACGCGATGACCGAGAGCTTCGTCGACTACCTGCGCGCCTTCCGCTTCACCGGCGACGCGTGGGCGGTGCCCGACGGGACGGTGATGTTCGCGAACGAGCCGTTCCTGCGCATCTCGGCGCCGATCATCGAGGCGCAGATCGTCGAGACGTACCTGCTCTCGGTGATCAACCACGCGACCATGGTGGCCTCCAAGGCCGCGCGCATCGTGCGGGCAGCGGGGGATGCGGGCGTGATCGAGTTCGGCACGCGGCGCACGCATCCGGCGGAGGCGGTCGACGCGGCGTATGCGGCGTATGCGGCGGGGTGCGTGGGGACCTCGAACGTCGAGGCGGGCATGCGCTTCGGCATCCCGGTGATGGGCACCGCGGCGCACATGTGGACCATGGCGCACGCGACCGAGGAGGAGGCGTTCGAGGGCTACGTCAAGACCTTCCCGAACGCGGCCATCCTGCTCATCGACACCTACGACACGCCTCGCGGGGCCGAGCGCGCGGCGCGCATCGCCAAAGACAAGCTGAAGGGCGTGCGGCTCGACTCGGGCGACCTGCTCGCGCTGAGCATCGAGGTCCGCGAGATCCTCGACGCGCACGGCTGCGGGGCGGCGAAGATCGTGGCCTCGGGCGATCTGAACGAGTACCGCATCAAGGAGCTGCGGCAGGCGGGCGCGCCCATCGATCTGTACGGCGTGGGGACCGATCTGGTGACCAGCCTCGACGCGCCCTCGCTCGGGGGCGTGTACAAGCTCGTGCAGATCGAGCGCGAAGGGCGCGTGGAGCCCATCGCCAAGTTCTCCGAGGGCAAGGCTACGTTCCCGGGAGCGCACCAGGTCTACCGCTTCCGCGACGAGGCGGGCGTGCTCGCGCGTGACGTCATCGCGCTCGTCGACGAGGCGCCCGAGGGCCTCGGCGAGGGGCGAGCGGAGGGGCTGCTCGCGCCGCGGATGAAGGGCGGGGCGCGCACGACGCCGGCCGACGGGCTCGACGCGATCCGTGCGCGCGCGCGCCGTGAGCTCGACACGCTGCCGGCGGCGCTGCACGAGCTCGACGAGGGGGTGCCCCCCAACGAGCGCACGGACGAGCCGTTCAAGGCGGTGGCGTCGCCGCGGCTGGTCTCGCTCGTCGAAGAGGTGCGCGCGAAGGTGGGAGCCGAGGCACACTAG